The Lysinibacillus pakistanensis genome includes a window with the following:
- a CDS encoding DinB family protein, producing the protein MYYDKNQILIHYEKSLQFVEGLMHLTEEQWRSPIEPGKWTVAEVIGHLTPWDEFVYHQRLPYLLADEILPKGPNAEDINTHAAKESRLKSKEETIEQFLQNRNLLMGAIHQIEDQKWLQSLKIGVSELTLLSYFTGLIDHDLHHFSQIQIALKNVGAEKWTSSI; encoded by the coding sequence TTGTATTACGATAAAAATCAAATACTCATTCATTATGAAAAATCTCTACAATTTGTGGAAGGTTTAATGCATCTGACGGAGGAACAATGGCGTTCACCTATTGAACCTGGAAAATGGACAGTTGCAGAAGTAATTGGACATCTTACTCCATGGGATGAATTCGTGTACCATCAACGACTACCATATCTTTTGGCTGATGAAATTCTACCAAAGGGACCAAATGCTGAAGATATAAATACACATGCCGCAAAGGAAAGTCGATTGAAAAGCAAGGAGGAAACAATCGAACAATTTTTACAAAATAGAAATTTACTAATGGGTGCAATTCATCAAATAGAAGACCAAAAATGGCTGCAATCATTGAAAATAGGTGTTTCTGAATTAACGTTATTAAGTTATTTTACGGGTTTAATAGATCATGATCTTCATCATTTTTCACAAATCCAAATTGCTTTAAAAAATGTGGGAGCTGAAAAATGGACATCAAGCATTTAA
- a CDS encoding nucleotidyltransferase family protein, which produces MQTTCLSKHRSWFSERTDTMKHLKTEVELKHLIAADSWMMEIIATVERLELPDSWICAGFIRSKVWDYLHHYESRTPLGDIDVIYFDKANLSEKDEKKYEQKLREYLQNEPWSVKNQARMHVVNNTKPYQSSIDGVAHFPETPTAIGIRLNNGILQIAAPYGIQHLISGIVAPTPYFQKDTPMHEIYKRRIQQKNWTSIWPKLQIAYD; this is translated from the coding sequence ATGCAGACAACATGTCTATCAAAACATCGATCTTGGTTCAGCGAGCGTACTGATACGATGAAGCATTTAAAAACAGAAGTAGAGTTAAAACACTTAATTGCAGCAGATAGTTGGATGATGGAAATAATAGCAACTGTGGAGAGATTAGAGCTACCAGATTCTTGGATTTGTGCTGGATTTATTCGTTCAAAGGTGTGGGATTACCTTCATCATTATGAAAGTAGAACACCTTTAGGTGATATTGATGTGATATATTTTGATAAAGCGAATCTTTCAGAAAAAGATGAGAAAAAGTATGAACAAAAACTAAGGGAATATTTACAGAATGAGCCGTGGTCTGTGAAAAATCAGGCAAGAATGCATGTAGTGAATAATACTAAACCCTATCAGTCTTCGATAGATGGAGTTGCTCATTTTCCTGAAACGCCAACAGCTATTGGTATAAGGCTTAATAATGGAATTCTTCAAATTGCTGCTCCCTATGGAATTCAGCATTTAATTTCTGGGATTGTCGCTCCTACACCATATTTTCAGAAAGACACACCAATGCATGAAATTTATAAGCGCAGAATTCAGCAGAAAAATTGGACATCCATTTGGCCAAAGCTGCAGATTGCTTACGATTAG
- a CDS encoding sulfite exporter TauE/SafE family protein, protein MKKSFILIVTLIIVIGLFYTNLSLTLVSIGMIAAFIGTLAGGGGLITIPAMMLVGIPIHTGIATNKFSTGISALSSILYLLYQQELRLASILKYVTIAFTGGVCGALLTIAMSEQIMNMIACLLLILVLFLTLKRIEWAAQSHENETKQGYILWQPFLIAVYDGGFGPGSSTFSILHYLRQHYSYIKAVQLTRVLLFGSCTGAFLVFYQSGFIQWKYAIAMAIGSIIGSQLGLLVLPKIPMKAAKILLTLIISLLLIQVIGKILTT, encoded by the coding sequence ATGAAAAAATCTTTTATTTTAATCGTCACTCTTATCATTGTAATTGGACTTTTTTATACAAATCTTTCACTAACACTCGTTAGTATAGGAATGATTGCTGCCTTTATTGGTACCCTTGCTGGGGGTGGCGGGCTTATAACAATCCCAGCTATGATGCTTGTGGGTATACCTATACATACCGGTATTGCCACAAATAAATTTTCTACAGGCATTTCTGCATTATCTAGTATCCTCTACCTTCTTTATCAGCAGGAGCTTCGTCTAGCTTCTATTCTGAAATATGTCACTATTGCATTTACTGGAGGTGTTTGCGGGGCACTTCTAACAATAGCCATGTCAGAGCAGATCATGAATATGATAGCTTGTCTACTACTCATTCTCGTATTGTTTCTAACGTTAAAAAGAATAGAATGGGCTGCACAGTCACACGAAAATGAGACAAAACAAGGCTATATATTATGGCAGCCATTTTTAATTGCGGTATATGATGGTGGTTTTGGTCCTGGTTCTTCCACCTTCAGCATATTACACTATTTACGCCAGCACTATTCTTACATAAAGGCTGTACAGCTTACGCGCGTGCTTCTGTTTGGAAGCTGTACAGGGGCATTTTTAGTCTTTTATCAATCTGGTTTTATACAATGGAAATATGCGATTGCGATGGCAATAGGCTCTATTATTGGCTCTCAGCTGGGGCTTTTAGTTTTACCAAAAATACCTATGAAAGCAGC